One stretch of Deltaproteobacteria bacterium DNA includes these proteins:
- a CDS encoding DUF444 family protein, translated as MVDTIFRPFRSSEAERSDRSAGDRLRHRQKIRESIRENIADIIAEESIIGKSRDRVIKVPIRGIREYRFVYGDNTPGVGQGDGDSQPGQVVGKNGQEGEGQGEDKAGDRPGVDYYETDVTLEELIDIMFEDLDLPDLERKALRQLEAPRSSKRRGYRQVGIRIRLDKHRTVKSRIKRRFAAERRRRAADEANPIDAARDAALEAATGAAALAAPGDAEAADEDGIHATPAQPARRFPFHVDDLVYRHVTTQMRRESNAVVICIMDTSGSMDTMKKYLARSFFFLLYQFICTKYRSVEIVFISHHTEANEVSEDEFFHKGESGGTFISSGYQKALDIVAERYHPSLWNVYAFHCSDGDNFDSDNTAALRAAHELADICNLFGYGEIKPLGSRYYESSMLNIFRRLDADNFQTVLIERKEDIWPSFKAFLAKDKQQD; from the coding sequence ATGGTCGACACGATCTTCCGCCCGTTCCGAAGCTCGGAAGCCGAGCGCAGCGACCGCAGTGCCGGCGACCGGCTTCGGCACCGGCAGAAGATCCGCGAGTCGATCCGCGAGAATATCGCCGACATCATCGCGGAAGAGTCGATCATCGGGAAAAGCCGCGATCGGGTGATCAAGGTCCCGATCCGCGGCATCCGCGAGTACCGCTTCGTCTACGGCGACAACACGCCGGGCGTCGGCCAGGGCGACGGCGACTCGCAACCCGGCCAGGTCGTCGGCAAGAACGGCCAGGAAGGCGAAGGTCAGGGCGAAGACAAAGCGGGCGATCGCCCCGGCGTCGACTACTACGAGACCGACGTCACCCTCGAAGAGCTCATCGACATCATGTTCGAGGACCTCGACCTTCCGGATCTCGAGCGGAAAGCGCTCCGCCAGCTGGAGGCGCCGCGCTCGTCGAAGCGGCGCGGCTACCGCCAGGTCGGCATCCGCATCCGCCTCGACAAGCATCGGACCGTGAAGTCCCGCATCAAGCGGCGGTTCGCCGCCGAGCGGCGCCGGCGCGCGGCCGACGAGGCGAACCCGATCGACGCCGCGCGCGACGCGGCCCTCGAGGCCGCCACGGGAGCGGCGGCGCTCGCGGCCCCGGGCGACGCCGAAGCCGCGGACGAGGACGGCATCCACGCCACTCCGGCACAGCCGGCGCGGCGCTTCCCCTTTCACGTCGACGACCTGGTCTACCGCCACGTCACGACGCAGATGCGCCGCGAGTCGAACGCGGTGGTCATCTGCATCATGGACACGTCGGGCTCGATGGACACGATGAAGAAGTACCTCGCCCGGAGCTTCTTCTTCCTGCTCTACCAGTTCATCTGCACCAAGTACCGGAGCGTCGAGATCGTCTTCATCAGCCACCACACGGAAGCCAACGAGGTCAGCGAGGACGAGTTCTTCCACAAGGGAGAGTCGGGCGGGACGTTCATCTCGTCGGGGTACCAGAAGGCGCTCGACATCGTCGCCGAGCGCTACCACCCGTCGCTCTGGAACGTGTACGCCTTCCACTGCTCCGACGGCGACAACTTCGACTCCGACAACACCGCCGCGCTGAGAGCCGCACACGAGCTCGCCGACATCTGCAACCTCTTCGGCTACGGCGAGATCAAGCCGCTCGGCTCGCGGTACTACGAGAGCTCGATGCTGAACATCTTCCGCCGCCTCGACGCCGACAACTTCCAGACGGTGTTGATCGAGCGCAAGGAGGACATCTGGCCGAGCTTCAAGGCCTTCCTCGCCAAGGACAAGCAGCAGGACTGA
- a CDS encoding serine protein kinase, whose product MENGKSVFEKLIKDDRAVHEQKNWRGTFLEYLERVREDPTLPKLAHSRVYDIILRMGTTDLHDTDDPRVKRLYKDESIKSYGFFRDEFFGIEKTISQIVRYFHAASLKGEESRQVLYLMGPVGSGKSSLVEKLQRGLESSDPFYAIDGCPMFEEPLHLLPRHLRKEFEKMLGTHIEGDLCPVCRFRLKDEFGGRYEEVPIVTKNFSKRNRVGIGVVPPVDPNNQDTSVLIGSEDISKLDVYSEGDPRVLDLNGALNVGNRGIAEFIEVFKNETEYLHAMITATQEKVIPAPGRHGLVYVDAVIAAHSNEAEWQKFRADHTNEAILDRIVVVKVPYNLRLSEEVKIYQKIIRNSDFRAHVAPHTLEVASMFAILSRLEPNNKCDLMTKLKLYNGEEVVEKGKTKKIDVQELREDTKREGMSGISTRFIMKALDNALSDNIDGNCINPINVRESLIAMVKEADIADDMRKQHLEFLQDTLHKEYLDVLRKEITKGFVYAYSEQAEALFQNYLDHAEAFVNKTRVKDRNTREELQPDEAFLKSIEEQIAIIGSAAEGFRQEVIAYLWALSRRGERITYKSYEPLKEAIEKKLTESVRELSRIITTARTRDEEQTTKYNAMVRNLLDNGYCESCVDVVLKYAANNLWKD is encoded by the coding sequence ATGGAAAACGGGAAGAGCGTCTTCGAGAAGCTGATCAAAGACGACCGCGCCGTCCACGAGCAGAAGAACTGGCGCGGAACCTTTCTCGAGTACCTCGAACGCGTGCGCGAGGATCCCACGCTCCCGAAGCTCGCGCACTCCCGCGTCTACGACATCATCCTGCGGATGGGGACGACGGATCTCCACGACACCGACGACCCCCGCGTGAAGCGGCTCTACAAGGACGAGTCCATCAAGTCCTACGGCTTCTTCCGTGACGAGTTCTTCGGGATCGAGAAGACGATCTCGCAGATCGTCCGCTACTTCCACGCGGCCTCGCTGAAGGGCGAGGAGAGCCGCCAGGTGCTCTACTTGATGGGGCCGGTCGGCTCCGGCAAGAGCTCGCTCGTCGAAAAGCTCCAGCGCGGCCTCGAGTCGAGCGATCCGTTCTACGCGATCGACGGCTGCCCGATGTTCGAGGAGCCGTTGCACCTCCTCCCCCGGCATCTGCGGAAGGAGTTCGAGAAGATGCTCGGCACCCACATCGAGGGCGACCTCTGCCCGGTGTGCCGGTTCCGCCTGAAGGACGAGTTCGGCGGCCGTTACGAGGAGGTGCCGATCGTCACGAAGAACTTCTCGAAGCGCAATCGCGTCGGCATCGGCGTCGTGCCGCCGGTCGACCCGAACAACCAGGACACGTCGGTCCTGATCGGCAGCGAGGACATCTCGAAGCTCGACGTCTACTCCGAAGGCGATCCGCGCGTGCTGGACTTGAACGGCGCCCTCAACGTCGGCAACCGCGGCATCGCCGAGTTCATCGAGGTCTTCAAGAACGAAACCGAGTACCTGCACGCCATGATCACGGCGACCCAGGAGAAGGTGATCCCGGCTCCGGGACGCCACGGCCTCGTCTACGTCGACGCCGTCATCGCCGCCCACTCGAACGAGGCGGAGTGGCAGAAGTTCCGCGCCGACCACACCAACGAAGCCATCCTCGACCGCATCGTGGTCGTGAAGGTGCCCTACAACCTCCGCCTCTCCGAGGAAGTGAAGATCTACCAGAAGATCATCCGCAACTCGGACTTCCGCGCCCACGTCGCGCCGCACACGCTGGAAGTGGCGTCGATGTTCGCGATCCTCTCGCGCCTCGAGCCCAACAACAAGTGCGACCTCATGACGAAGCTCAAGCTCTACAACGGCGAGGAAGTCGTCGAGAAGGGCAAGACCAAGAAGATCGACGTGCAGGAGCTGCGCGAGGACACCAAGCGCGAAGGCATGAGCGGCATCTCGACGCGCTTCATCATGAAGGCGCTCGACAACGCGCTCTCCGACAACATCGACGGCAACTGCATCAACCCCATCAACGTCCGTGAGTCCCTGATCGCGATGGTGAAGGAAGCGGACATCGCCGACGACATGCGGAAGCAGCACCTCGAGTTCCTGCAGGACACCCTCCACAAGGAGTACCTCGACGTGCTCCGGAAGGAGATCACGAAGGGCTTCGTCTACGCCTACTCGGAGCAGGCCGAGGCGCTCTTCCAGAACTACCTCGACCATGCCGAGGCGTTCGTGAACAAGACGCGCGTGAAGGACCGCAACACCCGCGAGGAGCTGCAGCCCGACGAGGCGTTCCTCAAGTCGATCGAGGAGCAGATCGCGATCATCGGCTCGGCGGCCGAAGGATTCCGACAGGAAGTCATCGCGTACCTCTGGGCGCTCTCGCGACGCGGCGAGCGCATCACCTACAAGAGCTACGAGCCGCTCAAGGAGGCGATCGAAAAGAAGCTCACCGAGTCGGTGCGCGAGCTCTCCCGCATCATCACCACGGCGCGCACCCGCGACGAGGAGCAGACCACCAAGTACAACGCCATGGTCCGCAACCTCCTCGACAACGGGTACTGCGAGAGCTGCGTCGACGTCGTCCTCAAGTACGCCGCCAACAACCTCTGGAAGGACTGA
- a CDS encoding AMP-binding protein, which produces MDATEALRRAARRWPEREALRDGDRSVAFAELDARANRLAHELVRAGVGPGDRVATFLPNSIAHVAAQQAILRAGAVWVGINRRLAPPEVAFMLEHAAVRVVLAGADGLGAARQAEGAAVWDVSGADAARERRLAGAPATPPRPPAAEHDVARLRYTSGTTGRPKAAVLTHGCALASLRNLLAELHELSPSDTVAHVAPLTHASEALLAPAFWRGARSILCHDFHPAAFRELVARERVTLIFLVPTMIAALVADPARKEMLASLRTVVYGAAPMPEDLMVRALDVLGPVLLQIYGLSECPFPITTLRKDDHLDPRRRGSCGLPTASNELRVLDATGVPQPPGEVGTIAVRGPQLMREYWCDPEATAAALVDGWLRTGDLGRLDDAGFLTLVDRSDDVIISGGFNVYPREVEVVLEAHPAVAEAAVVGIPHERWGRGVAAWVVRRPRAEVGEHELIDFCRARLAGYKKPLQVTFVETLPKSSTGKLLRRALRTDAATSRSAR; this is translated from the coding sequence ATGGATGCGACCGAGGCGCTGCGTCGCGCCGCGCGCCGGTGGCCCGAGCGCGAGGCGCTGCGCGACGGCGATCGGAGCGTCGCCTTCGCCGAGCTCGATGCGCGCGCGAATCGCCTCGCGCACGAGCTCGTGCGCGCCGGGGTCGGTCCCGGCGACCGGGTCGCCACGTTCCTCCCGAACTCGATCGCGCACGTCGCCGCTCAACAAGCGATCCTGCGCGCGGGGGCGGTCTGGGTCGGCATCAACCGCCGCCTCGCCCCGCCGGAGGTGGCGTTCATGCTGGAGCACGCGGCCGTGCGCGTCGTCCTCGCCGGCGCCGACGGGCTCGGCGCCGCGCGCCAGGCCGAGGGAGCGGCCGTCTGGGACGTGAGCGGCGCCGACGCCGCTCGCGAGCGCCGGCTCGCGGGGGCGCCCGCCACACCGCCGCGGCCGCCCGCCGCCGAGCACGACGTCGCCCGTCTCCGCTACACCTCGGGAACGACCGGGCGTCCGAAGGCGGCCGTCCTCACCCACGGGTGCGCCCTCGCGTCGCTGCGGAACCTGCTCGCCGAGCTCCACGAGCTGTCCCCGAGCGATACCGTCGCGCACGTGGCCCCGCTCACCCACGCGAGCGAGGCGCTCCTCGCCCCGGCGTTCTGGCGGGGCGCGCGCAGCATCCTCTGCCACGATTTCCATCCCGCGGCGTTCCGCGAGCTCGTCGCGCGCGAGCGAGTGACCTTGATCTTCCTGGTGCCGACGATGATCGCCGCGCTCGTCGCGGACCCGGCGCGGAAGGAGATGCTGGCGAGCCTCCGCACGGTCGTGTACGGCGCCGCCCCGATGCCGGAGGACCTCATGGTCCGGGCCCTCGACGTGCTCGGGCCCGTGCTCCTGCAGATCTACGGGCTCAGCGAGTGCCCGTTTCCCATCACGACCCTGCGGAAGGATGACCACCTCGATCCGCGCCGCCGGGGAAGCTGCGGGCTGCCGACCGCTTCGAACGAGCTCCGGGTCCTCGACGCCACCGGCGTGCCGCAGCCGCCCGGCGAGGTCGGCACGATCGCCGTCCGCGGCCCGCAGTTGATGCGCGAGTACTGGTGCGATCCCGAGGCGACCGCCGCCGCGCTCGTCGACGGCTGGCTCCGGACCGGCGACCTCGGCCGCCTCGACGACGCCGGCTTCCTCACGCTCGTCGACCGCAGCGACGACGTCATCATCAGCGGCGGCTTCAACGTCTACCCGCGCGAGGTCGAGGTCGTTCTCGAGGCGCACCCGGCCGTCGCGGAGGCGGCCGTCGTCGGCATCCCGCACGAGCGCTGGGGCCGCGGTGTGGCCGCGTGGGTGGTCCGACGGCCGCGTGCCGAGGTCGGTGAGCACGAGTTGATCGACTTCTGCCGCGCCCGGCTTGCCGGCTACAAGAAGCCGCTGCAGGTGACGTTCGTCGAGACGCTCCCGAAGAGCTCGACCGGGAAGCTCCTGCGTCGGGCGTTGCGCACGGATGCGGCCACCTCCCGATCCGCACGATGA
- a CDS encoding DUF748 domain-containing protein, which translates to MTETVPPMAPRFWRRLLARRRYRVVLGLVLLAVIVRIALPAVLRRVVVAQADEALVGRVEIDDIDLAPLTGGLTLHGLRVFSTEATPVESTAPASTAGAEASAALDAPVEPVAARTGAPPEARQGPPGSAPVFSAKTLAVDITLLPLLHRTVEVQRITLDGVAVSLDRAKDGTVLLPTAVPSNEPPQPPSEAPGWGVLIQSVALHDGRIGFRDFAVSDPPQRVEVALSTLDARQLALRITKSGLQPGKVTLDVGIRDGTLHLEASIESLPAGPAYESHVVLANVPIADSRLYLPKMGWSGLTGYLDADLIHRFESQGAHTAHGTAGLRDLDVRVAELDDPALSWKSLRVDLAGIDFVAQHAEIKTVTLDGPRLMTRPSGSEPLPVLRGLLAAAAEKVAAAMPTPHPAATATIVPTAVASATPVVLPTTVASPAPSKASPEGVVTAASTDATSPPPAAVTAPTVSTESAKPWTWAIGKVSLTDGHVQAIGGDGPLGIDVTAEAAPVTSVPEEPMTIQLKLVPSSGGTLDVAGALTQAPLGFDGTLETTDLKLPPLTRPVATAPTRLLKDGRANLDLAIVAGVAANAPPDGVRISGTIGLADVDVAGEDPSTFAVRWKQLTVDLGALTAPGVLAPGGTAAPNVIDAAVRAITLTRPDFTLVRTATGIALPAAVGGASPSAAPLPPAAAPAAASPPAHDIRIRTNRVAIEAMRVATTDTTVQPFFHSTLDPIDLHATEVGWPGPSAKDVKLVAKSADGAILTITGNVAPERTRLVAKLASLLLEPFNPYATSTGYGIGGGTAGLESAIAIDKSAYDTKSRITLNELDVRSGEGNTLFLDRFGMPLDVALSLLTDLRGNIVLDLPIKGDAKGMRTDVGTLIANALTRAILNAVTSPLKLIGAVARIGDKPASLAPPPLAFAPGRATLVDGEVPKLAPVASLLAEAPGLTLHLRGEAGNADRRWIQEDALRAKLEKESSGLGALRYVGERGARKAVLAALTARAEGTPGDIPAEHQPWFDAAVAEQSVDDDALRQLASARATEVRTKLASGQGVDASRVVLDEPAVDASACSVVAIGLGTAAPKASGSSANAPPTKKTP; encoded by the coding sequence ATGACCGAGACCGTTCCTCCCATGGCACCGCGGTTCTGGCGTCGGCTGCTCGCGCGCCGGCGGTATCGCGTCGTGCTCGGGTTGGTGCTGCTGGCCGTCATCGTACGGATCGCGTTGCCGGCCGTGCTCCGCCGCGTCGTCGTCGCACAGGCCGACGAGGCGCTGGTGGGTCGCGTCGAGATCGACGACATCGATCTCGCGCCCCTGACGGGAGGACTCACGTTGCACGGCCTTCGGGTCTTCAGCACCGAGGCAACGCCGGTCGAGTCGACAGCACCGGCCTCGACGGCTGGCGCCGAGGCATCCGCAGCGCTGGATGCCCCCGTTGAGCCAGTGGCGGCGCGCACCGGGGCGCCGCCCGAAGCGAGGCAGGGTCCACCTGGATCGGCCCCCGTCTTCTCCGCCAAGACTCTCGCCGTGGACATCACTCTCCTTCCGTTGCTGCACCGAACCGTCGAGGTGCAGCGGATCACGCTCGACGGCGTCGCGGTCAGCCTCGATCGCGCGAAAGATGGAACGGTGCTCTTGCCGACCGCCGTACCGTCGAACGAACCGCCGCAGCCACCGAGCGAAGCTCCCGGATGGGGCGTGCTCATCCAGAGTGTCGCGCTGCACGACGGGCGCATCGGCTTCCGCGATTTCGCGGTCAGCGATCCGCCGCAGCGCGTGGAGGTGGCGTTGTCGACGCTCGATGCGCGGCAGCTCGCGTTGCGGATCACGAAGAGCGGCCTCCAGCCCGGCAAGGTCACGCTCGACGTCGGAATCCGGGACGGCACGCTCCACCTCGAGGCTTCGATCGAGAGCCTGCCGGCCGGGCCGGCGTATGAATCGCACGTCGTGCTCGCGAACGTCCCGATCGCCGACTCGCGGCTCTACCTTCCAAAGATGGGATGGAGCGGGCTGACCGGCTACCTCGACGCGGATCTGATACACCGCTTCGAGTCGCAGGGTGCTCACACGGCACACGGGACGGCCGGCCTCCGTGACCTCGACGTACGGGTCGCCGAGCTCGACGATCCCGCCCTCTCCTGGAAGAGCCTCCGCGTCGACCTTGCCGGCATCGACTTCGTCGCCCAACACGCGGAGATAAAAACGGTGACGCTCGACGGCCCCCGCCTCATGACGCGACCCTCGGGCTCTGAGCCGTTGCCCGTGCTGCGTGGGTTACTCGCGGCGGCGGCGGAGAAGGTCGCAGCGGCAATGCCAACGCCGCATCCGGCGGCGACGGCGACGATCGTGCCAACCGCGGTCGCGTCGGCGACACCCGTCGTCTTGCCAACGACGGTCGCATCGCCCGCGCCGTCCAAGGCCTCACCTGAAGGCGTAGTGACTGCCGCATCCACGGACGCGACCTCACCGCCGCCCGCGGCGGTCACTGCTCCGACCGTTTCGACCGAGAGCGCGAAGCCGTGGACGTGGGCGATCGGCAAAGTGTCCCTGACCGACGGTCATGTGCAGGCGATCGGCGGTGACGGTCCACTCGGGATCGACGTCACCGCCGAGGCCGCGCCTGTCACGAGCGTCCCGGAGGAGCCGATGACCATTCAGCTGAAGCTCGTGCCGTCGTCGGGTGGCACGCTCGACGTCGCCGGCGCGCTCACGCAGGCGCCGCTCGGATTCGACGGGACGCTCGAGACCACGGACCTGAAGCTCCCGCCGCTCACGCGACCGGTCGCGACGGCACCGACGCGTCTCTTGAAGGACGGCCGCGCGAATCTCGACCTCGCGATCGTCGCCGGCGTCGCCGCGAACGCCCCACCCGACGGCGTCCGCATCTCTGGCACGATCGGCCTTGCCGACGTCGACGTCGCGGGCGAAGATCCTTCCACCTTCGCGGTGCGCTGGAAGCAGCTCACGGTCGATCTCGGCGCGCTCACCGCGCCGGGTGTGCTCGCGCCTGGAGGCACGGCGGCGCCGAATGTCATCGACGCCGCGGTCCGCGCCATCACCCTCACGCGTCCCGACTTCACCTTGGTGCGAACCGCGACCGGCATCGCGCTCCCCGCGGCAGTCGGTGGGGCAAGCCCGTCGGCGGCCCCGCTCCCGCCGGCGGCCGCACCCGCCGCCGCGTCGCCGCCCGCGCACGACATCCGCATTCGCACCAATCGCGTCGCAATCGAAGCGATGCGCGTCGCGACGACCGACACGACCGTGCAGCCGTTCTTCCACTCGACCCTCGATCCCATCGATCTGCACGCGACCGAGGTCGGCTGGCCGGGGCCCTCGGCCAAAGACGTCAAGCTCGTCGCCAAGAGCGCGGACGGCGCCATCCTCACCATCACGGGCAACGTCGCCCCCGAGCGAACCCGGCTCGTCGCCAAGCTCGCGAGCTTGCTGCTCGAGCCATTCAATCCGTACGCGACCAGCACCGGCTACGGCATCGGCGGTGGCACGGCCGGGCTCGAATCGGCGATTGCGATCGACAAGAGCGCGTACGACACCAAGAGCCGTATCACACTCAACGAGCTCGACGTCCGCAGCGGGGAGGGCAACACGCTCTTTCTCGACCGTTTCGGCATGCCGCTCGACGTCGCGCTCTCGTTACTGACCGACCTGCGGGGCAACATCGTCCTCGATCTCCCGATCAAAGGCGACGCGAAGGGGATGCGCACCGACGTCGGCACGTTGATCGCGAACGCCCTCACGCGCGCGATACTGAACGCGGTGACGTCGCCGCTCAAGCTGATCGGCGCGGTCGCGCGTATCGGCGACAAGCCGGCCTCGCTCGCGCCCCCGCCGCTCGCGTTCGCGCCGGGCCGCGCGACGCTTGTCGACGGCGAGGTGCCGAAGCTCGCGCCGGTCGCGAGCCTGCTCGCCGAAGCCCCCGGCCTCACGTTGCATCTCCGTGGCGAAGCAGGCAACGCGGATCGGCGCTGGATTCAGGAGGACGCGCTCCGGGCCAAGCTCGAGAAGGAGAGTAGCGGTCTCGGCGCTCTCCGTTACGTCGGCGAGCGCGGTGCGCGAAAGGCGGTGCTCGCCGCGCTCACCGCGCGTGCGGAGGGCACACCCGGCGACATTCCCGCCGAGCATCAGCCGTGGTTCGACGCCGCCGTCGCCGAGCAGAGCGTCGACGACGACGCGCTCAGACAGCTGGCGTCCGCCCGCGCAACCGAGGTCCGTACGAAGCTCGCGAGCGGGCAGGGGGTCGATGCTTCCCGCGTCGTGCTCGATGAGCCCGCCGTCGATGCGTCCGCTTGCTCGGTCGTCGCGATCGGCCTCGGCACCGCCGCGCCGAAGGCTTCCGGTTCCAGTGCTAACGCTCCCCCGACGAAGAAGACCCCCTGA
- the lysM gene encoding peptidoglycan-binding protein LysM: protein MGDAQGEFLVRTGHDVRQERCERARQGAGGGARDLGRTRHRARGSDGAVEGQQTAGDPDQVGRCASSAGGPARDQGAAGRRGREVVAPGHQPECGEGTVVVAGSVSDQATKEKIVLCCGNVEGVEHVDERIEVHRTEPEAQFYTVAKGDNLSKISKQFYGDPNKYQKIFEANTPMLKHPDKIYPGQMLRIPPLEG from the coding sequence ATGGGGGATGCTCAAGGAGAGTTTCTCGTCCGCACAGGCCATGACGTCCGGCAAGAGCGGTGCGAGCGAGCTCGTCAAGGCGCTGGTGGCGGAGCTCGAGACCTCGGACGGACGCGGCATCGCGCGCGAGGGTCTGACGGCGCAGTTGAAGGGCAGCAAACCGCCGGAGATCCGGACCAAGTCGGTCGATGCGCTTCGTCAGCTGGCGGGCCTGCTCGAGACCAAGGCGCCGCAGGACGCCGCGGCCGTGAAGTCGTGGCTCCTGGGCATCAGCCAGAGTGCGGCGAAGGCACGGTCGTCGTCGCCGGCAGTGTTTCCGATCAGGCCACCAAGGAGAAGATCGTGCTGTGCTGCGGGAACGTCGAGGGAGTCGAGCACGTCGACGAACGCATCGAGGTGCACCGTACCGAGCCCGAGGCGCAGTTCTACACCGTCGCGAAGGGTGACAACCTCTCGAAGATCTCGAAGCAGTTCTACGGCGATCCGAACAAGTACCAGAAGATCTTCGAGGCCAATACGCCGATGCTGAAGCACCCCGACAAGATCTATCCGGGACAGATGCTCCGCATTCCGCCGCTGGAAGGCTGA
- a CDS encoding GlsB/YeaQ/YmgE family stress response membrane protein produces MNWIVTIIVGAIVGWLASMAMNTNAQMGAVANILVGIVGSALGFWLAGALGLVAAGPIMGWLVAVAGAAVLIFLLKTAGVFA; encoded by the coding sequence ATGAACTGGATCGTGACGATCATCGTCGGAGCCATCGTTGGATGGCTCGCCAGTATGGCCATGAATACCAATGCGCAGATGGGAGCCGTTGCCAACATTCTCGTCGGCATCGTCGGCTCGGCCCTCGGCTTCTGGTTGGCCGGGGCGTTGGGATTGGTTGCCGCGGGCCCGATCATGGGTTGGCTGGTCGCGGTCGCTGGGGCGGCCGTACTGATCTTCCTGCTCAAGACGGCCGGCGTCTTCGCGTAA